A genomic region of Prionailurus bengalensis isolate Pbe53 chromosome D1, Fcat_Pben_1.1_paternal_pri, whole genome shotgun sequence contains the following coding sequences:
- the SESN3 gene encoding sestrin-3: protein MNRGGSSPSAAANYLLCTNCRKVLRKDKRIRVSQPLTRGPSAFIPEKEVVQANTVDERTNFLVEEYSTSGRLDNITQVMSLHAQYLESFLRSQFYMLRMDGPLPLPHRHYIAIMAAARHQCSYLINMHVDEFLKTGGIAEWLNGLEYVPQRLKNLNEINKLLAHRPWLITKEHIQKLVKTGENNWSLPELVHAVVLLAHYHALASFVFGSGINPERDPEISNGFRLISVNNFCVCDLANDNSIENASLTGSNFGIVDSLSELEALMERMKRLHEEREDEEASQEEMTTRFEKEKKESLFVVSGDTFHSFPHSDFEDDMIITSDVSRYIEDPGFGYEDFARRGEEHLPTFRAQDYTWENHGFSLVNRLYSDIGHLLDEKFRMVYNLTYNTMATHEDVDTTMLRRALFNYVHCMFGIRYDDYDYGEVNQLLERSLKVYIKTVTCYPERTTKRMYDSYWRQFKHSEKVHVNLLLMEARMQAELLYALRAITRHLT, encoded by the exons gataAAAGAATCAGAGTGTCTCAACCCTTGACAAGAGGACCAAGTGCCTTTATTCCAGAGAAGGAA GTTGTCCAAGCAAACACAGTGGATGAACGTACTAACTTTCTCGTGGAAGAATACTCTACATCCGGTCGCCTGGACAACATCACACAGGTCATGAGTTTGCACGCTCAGTACCTGGAGTCTTTCCTGCGGAGCCAGTTCTACATGCTGCGCATGGACGGCCCCCTTCCTCTGCCGCACCGGCACTACATCGCAATAATG GCTGCAGCTAGACATCAGTGTTCTTACTTAATAAACATGCATGTGGATGAATTTTTAAAGACAGGAGGGATTGCTGAGTGGTTGAATGGCTTGGAATACGTACCACAAAGACTGAAGaatcttaatgaaataaataagctGCTAGCACACCGACCATGGCTCATCACGAAAGAGCACATTCAG AAACTTGTCAAAACTGGAGAAAATAATTGGTCTCTGCCCGAACTGGTACATGCTGTGGTCCTACTGGCACATTATCATGCTTTGGCAAGCTTTGTTTTTGGTAGTGGCATCAATCCAGAGAGAGATCCAGAAATCTCCAACGGATTCAGGCTAATATCAGTCAACAATTTCTGTGTTTGCGATCTCGCTAATGACAACAGCATAGAGAACGCATCCCTTACAGGCAGCAACTTCGGG ATTGTAGATTCTCTAAGCGAGCTAGAGGCCTTaatggaaagaatgaaaaggcTTCATGAAGAAAGGGAAGATGAAGAGGCATCTCAGGAAGAAATGACCACTCGCtttgagaaggagaagaaagaaagtctTTTTGTGGTCTCTGGAGatacttttcattcatttcctcattcaG attttgaagatgacatgattatAACATCTGATGTCTCCCGATACATTGAAGACCCTGGTTTTGGGTATGAGGACTTTGCCAGACGAGGAGAAGAGCATTTGCCAACATTCCGAGCTCAG GACTATACCTGGGAAAATCATGGGTTCTCCCTGGTGAACAGACTTTATTCTGACATTGGACACCTTCTTGATGAGAAGTTTCGCATGGTCTACAATCTCACCTATAACACTATGGCCACCCACGAGGACGTTGACACCACCATGCTGCGCAGAGCTTTATTCAACTATGTTCACTGTATGTTTGGAATCAG GTATGATGACTATGATTACGGAGAAGTTAATCAACTACTTGAACGAAGCCTGAAGGTTTACATTAAGACGGTGACCTGCTATCCTGAGAGAACTACCAAGCGCATGTATGATAGTTACTGGCGTCAGTTCAAGCACTCAGAAAAG GTTCACGTAAATTTGCTTTTAATGGAAGCACGGATGCAAGCTGAACTTCTTTATGCCCTTCGTGCCATAACTCGGCATTTGACCTGA